The genomic region AGTAAGAGCTGCCTACAAAGAACAGAGTCTTGCCGGATTCAGCGTCATAGAGGGCCGCGTCGATTTTCTTCACACTTTTGCGCAGACCAAAACTGGAAAGTGTTTTGGGATAGCCACTCACAAGATCAAAGCCAGCAAAGGCCCACACTTTATTATCTGCAGGCAGGAAACAACAATAGAATGTTGAATTAGGTCAACTTTCAAATGGTGTCAGATTGGAGTCTTGTGTAGGAAATATGTGTATcatgcatttttaatattcaattgGAAATCAAAAACGgggaatcaaaaaaaaaaaaaagcttgttttccATACTTTAAGTCTTTTGACTTAGCATTAAAtgaaagtacaaaaacaatgtgttatTAGGTATTTTGTGTTggatttatgaatgaataactgattgttttgttaaatatcAGATTTTTGATTCCCAATTGaattagaaaacaaatgaatgccACACATATAATTTGAGAAGACATACCTTTAAAGAGAAAGACTCTGTCTGACTGTTGGCTTTCATAAGCAGCGTCGATGTTGGGGGGGGCATTGGGCCAGAAGCTTGTGATGAGACTTAGCTGGGGTGTATTGCTCTGAGGGGAGCTCCGCCAGAAGAAGCTGAGAACACACAAGAACAATTTGCACATAAACCCGGCCACTTGTGGTGAGAAGCATGTCCAATAGGCAGAATCGTCTCTTCCTACAGGCGGACTATGCAGAAGCATGGGGGTCCCCGCAGCCGCTAGGGGGCCCCAAAGCTGTACGTTTAGCCCGTTCCAAGTCAATGTATGTAGGGAGAAATGACCTGTCTTCAtaaagggggtaagcctctcctctctaagcgtagctcccatggcacCATTTTAATGCTAGAAAGCCTTCACTGccatttgtttacaaaaattattttttttatgaatctaGCATGTTTTTGAAGTGTAATAGATTGACGCATCTCCACGGATCACCTTAAATGTTTGAATCCCCCCCATTGTAATTTGACAACATAGAGGCATCTTGCACAGGGCCCACCAGAAGCTAGAAACGGCCCAGCTAATAGGCTTCAGATGCCAATGTTTTAGCATTCTGCTGTACAGTAAGTCTGATACCTGTCCTTGAAGAAGAGCATCTCTCCCCGCAGGGTAGTGACAGCATCCAGGACCATGGTTGAATCACAGACATCAGGGGTGGTGGGGGGCTGAAGTTTAGCCACAGAGGGGCCCTTACCTGGAGGATGGATGAGTCATTGATGAGTATTTAGAGCGCCCTGATTCCCAATGCAACAAAGTCAAACAAACTGTTGAAACTACTCAAACAGTTGACTGGCATCACCAAATAATGTGCAAGAGATTCTCAGAGATATTGGTCAAGTGCTATTTGTGCCAACAGGCCCAGATGATCCAGCCAGTTAGTACTAACCATAGAGAGACTGGATGCCGTTGACATCATCCCGGGGCAGAACAAAGGTGTCTGGGTTTCTGTATGAGTACACAGGGTACATGAGAGCACCAGGATCATTAGAGTGAGACAAACCCAGGGAGTGGCCAAACTCATGGGCAGCCACCATGAAGAGGACATAGCCTACATCAGGAAACACAGAAGTACAGGTTCATGTTCAGACTACTTCATTTGTACCCATGGATTTGGTAGGTAGATTTGATCCGCAGTAAGAATACCACATCCCCCTTTActatgaaaaccaaaaaaaaactgtactacAAAAAATATTGAAGGTTCTACCAatcaggacagagagagagaaagagagatgaataTAAACAAGTGAAATCTGtagaaaataaagatttaaatcGTCATCATTTGTGTGCAAATTTTGCTACAGCTCGTTCAACTCACCTTGTGGCAGCAGGAACAAAGCTATTTTTGTACCACTTTGTCATgtaagaaggaaggaagaaggaagaagctTAAAAACTCTGTGCAAAGCTTTCATTAACTAaggagagggtggaggagaCGGATGCCCAGAAGCTTAAAATCTCTGTGCAAAGTGTGGGAGCCATCACTTTAAATAGCGGATGCTattgttgagttataaaaagttaaataatgatttgaaaacaatgtttttctgtttcatgtgtCCTCTACAGCCACATTGAGTCAATCCTGATCTAACCTAATTAGCAATCCACTGCTTCACACCAACCCAACCTTCTTAAAGTTGTTGATCTGGTCATTTAACAGGAAGTAACCTTCTGCCTGCCCCTGCCCCCAGGATTATAGCGTTTCAAAACATACACTGACAGAGCATTAGTGACTAAAAGAGACACAATGCTGGTCATAAATAACAAACTTACCTCTGTTGGAGCGGAAAGTGAACTTCTCATCGTCATCGAAATGAGCGTCTCCTCCAATGCCAGAGGATGGGGCGAAGGCATGGGCAAGAGTGCCACTAGGGCCATCAAAGGGGTAATAATCCCCATGAGCTGTTAACAAGAACATACTCAACGTCAGGTTATGCAAACTATAGAAAACAAGTTCAGACGGCTCCAAGATGGCTTCAAGCACGGCCGCAGGTGGAATGTTTGTTGTCTCTTTATGTCGACAGATACAGATTACTTAACTGCACTGCAATCAGTGGCTGTAATTAAGGGATTTGTCACTAAAATATGAACCACACTGGCTATGTGCTACAACACAGGGTTCAACAAGTGCTCTAAGATATGTACCATGACAAATCAAACACATCCTGGAAAATAGATACTTCACACTATAACCTATACAACTAGTCTGATTCTTAGTGGCATTTTGGGGCAAGGGCGGAGCCAGACTTTTGGGCTGAGCCCAGACCCAGGAGGGAGAATTTTGTTCTCCCATTTATGGCACCACAATGcattattttaagatataaaaaaatgCCTAGAAACCTGTAGATCATTTCGGAAGAATATGATCCTGTGGAGCCtacatcctcttttttttttgctatttgtaACTGTCATTATTTTTATGAGCAGAACACAGCAAATGTTGAGGATTTAACTTTATTGTGAAAccaaatttttgttttactatacTGGAGTAGAGTTCACAAAATTAATGGCAACATATCCCCAGCTCAATTTATTTGCCGATCCAGCCAGAGAGACTGAGGGGAAAGGACGCAAAGTTGAAGGTAAATGTCAAACCTCAAAGATTCAGGGCGTTGGGGCTGTAGTAAAAAACAAAGCTAACCCAAACTCCCACCCCACACCATTTTTTGAGCTATGTTTACTGGAGTATTTAAACGGTATGGTACTTTATACTTCTAGACCAAAATGTGTCACAGAGAAATGTCCTATTTACACTTCACTACATTTAAGTCACTAATTATTACTAGATTAAGATTTTGCATGCTAGGATTTGAgaacttcttccaccactgaaacTGATTGTGCACTCACTTCGGCGGCCAAAGGAGATCATGATGTCAGCGGTTCCACTGTTGATTCTTGTGAATCTCAGAGGAGTGACTTTGGCCCAAACCTGCAGAGCTTTCTCCATGGAGTCATCTATCTCTGCCACAGACATGTCAGGTGTGTAGTTCACTATCCTTTAGGACAGAAAAGGGTtagttatgtttaaataattaaagacaTGCGCTACCTACATTAAGTTTCTCTCACACATTCTCCTTCCATATCAGTCACCTGTAGGTAAGgctgtttttttgccacttgTAGTTTCTTCCAAACGTGGA from Etheostoma cragini isolate CJK2018 chromosome 13, CSU_Ecrag_1.0, whole genome shotgun sequence harbors:
- the LOC117955249 gene encoding LOW QUALITY PROTEIN: collagenase 3-like (The sequence of the model RefSeq protein was modified relative to this genomic sequence to represent the inferred CDS: substituted 2 bases at 2 genomic stop codons), giving the protein MRSCSLCIILSLAVAVYCVPVTQVTDQDVHDAESYLKNFFNLTEETGPTSRQGISQVSRKLSEMQRFFGLQITGTLDADTMAVMKKPRCGVPDTNIARFSTFGRNYKWQKNSLTYRIVNYTPDMSVAEIDDSMEKALQVWAKVTPLRFTRINSGTADIMISFGRRTHGDYYPFDGPSGTLAHAFAPSSGIGGDAHFDDDEKFTFRSNRGYVLFMVAAHEFGHSLGLSHSNDPGALMYPVYSYRNPDTFVLPRDDVNGIQSLYGXYXLAGSSGPGPSVAKLQPPTTPDVCDSTMVLDAVTTLRGEMLFFKDSFFWRSSPQSNTPQLSLITSFWPNAPPNIDAAYESQQSDRVFLFKDNKVWAFAGFDLVSGYPKTLSSFGLRKSVKKIDAALYDAESGKTLFFVGSSYYSYDEAKKTMDQGFPKRVHQTFSGLNSKVTAAFQVNGFTYIYSGPYMYEYSLRTGRLHRVLRNSHFLRCTNV